From the Lathyrus oleraceus cultivar Zhongwan6 chromosome 4, CAAS_Psat_ZW6_1.0, whole genome shotgun sequence genome, one window contains:
- the LOC127076283 gene encoding uncharacterized protein LOC127076283 encodes MDLSRLMVYYLDSLSGDWSKYPSMKKTVDAAILKFRSKKNYRNRKDITWIRVQCPQQNNSVDCGFFVLRFMRDIIALNRIDIPKMYFEEYKSYSRAHLDEMKDELCQFIVDQRII; translated from the exons atggatctttcgagactaatggtgtattatctcgattcgttatcgggtgattggagtaaatatccgagtatgaagaagacggttgacgc ggcaatactaaaatttagatcgaaaaagaattaccgtaataggaaggacattacctggatcagagttcag tgtcctcagcaaaacaattcggtcgattgcggattttttgtattgagatttatgagagatatcattgcgttgaatcgtatagacatcccaaaaatg tactttgaggaatacaaatcttactcaagagctcatttggatgaaatgaaggatgaattgtgtcaattcattgttgatcaaagaatcatatag